From a single Nicotiana tabacum cultivar K326 chromosome 8, ASM71507v2, whole genome shotgun sequence genomic region:
- the LOC107816117 gene encoding putative late blight resistance protein homolog R1B-16, producing the protein MVTTRIEEVTKHLQHRNDPYSLRFLTSEESWELLQKKVFRGESCPPNLLEAGLQVAEHCKGLPLVIVLIAGIIVKMERKASLWLEVANDLSSLALGEQGTKVIQSSYDHLEDQLKPCLFYMALYPEDYKIPVSDLLKLWIAEEFVENIDTENLEETSRIVLNDLLKRSLVMVSGRQEINGAIEYCSLHDLVREFCLRRLVEEKYFMQLAVRCSSSQHLYSKESRLCIYIHDELVKQLDHYEYRLDKIPMFESKQLDYYEYQLDNIPMVKSKETKRFGQCSKFFQFIAHPKSNIWNRLDSLHSLVKLRFVQALHLTERELPSSWITAVQSLTHLRYLAIFVKKIDFKWVSHLLYLQTLVVDYSSYPFRTSTAAFWKMTKLRHVNINLFSFTGEWDDKTGQPILEEPSESMLENLKTLHTCRVAVSDAARKVWWRCPNLEELSLNILSVPSCSLFPIPELHTRLQSLKLEAGRSYEEKYEVGWSSYINFPPNLRKLCIRNIFLTEEIVSNIAKLQKLESLEVYRGYLVGNGQCLDVRYVEFPALKFFTLFVLFMEEWKASEESFPMLEKLVVLNCEDLDEIPLSFADIPTLQLIQVINCMESVEDSAMDIKREIEENTGCDTLQVRISYNGY; encoded by the coding sequence ATGGTGACAACTCGAATTGAAGAGGTGACTAAGCATCTTCAGCACCGCAATGATCCTTATTCTCTTAGATTTCTGACATCGGAAGAGAGTTGGGAATTGTTGCAGAAGAAAGTATTTCGAGGAGAGAGTTGTCCACCCAATCTATTGGAAGCAGGATTACAAGTTGCGGAACATTGTAAGGGATTGCCTCTTGTGATTGTCCTGATTGCTGGAATTATTGTGAAAATGGAAAGGAAGGCGTCCTTGTGGCTGGAGGTGGCAAATGACTTAAGTTCCCTTGCTTTAGGAGAGCAGGGTACGAAAGTAATACAATCGAGTTATGACCATTTAGAAGACCAATTAAAGCCTTGTCTTTTTTATATGGCATTGTATCCAGAAGACTATAAGATTCCAGTGTCTGATTTGCTAAAGTTATGGATAGCTGAAGAGTTTGTAGAGAATATTGACACAGAGAATCTAGAAGAAACATCTAGAATTGTCTTGAATGATCTACTTAAGAGAAGCCTAGTGATGGTCTCTGGCCGACAGGAAATTAATGGTGCCATAGAATACTGCTCACTTCATGATTTAGTGCGTGAGTTTTGTTTGAGAAGACTTGTAGAAGAAAAGTACTTTATGCAACTCGCAGTGCGATGCAGTTCAAGTCAACATTTGTATTCCAAGGAATCACGGTTATGCATTTATATTCATGATGAACTTGTTAAACAATTAGATCATTATGAATATCGGTTGGATAAGATTCCAATGTTCGAGTCCAAGCAGTTAGATTATTATGAATATCAGTTGGACAACATTCCAATGGTCAAGTCCAAGGAAACAAAGCGTTTTGGTCAATGTTCGAAGTTTTTTCAGTTCATTGCTCATCCAAAATCCAACATATGGAACCGATTAGATTCTTTGCATTCACTTGTTAAATTAAGATTTGTTCAGGCGTTGCATTTGACTGAAAGGGAATTACCAAGTTCTTGGATTACGGCAGTACAATCACTAACTCACTTGAGGTACCTTGCAATTTTTGTCAAAAAAATTGATTTCAAGTGGGTATCACACCTACTCTATCTCCAAACTCTAGTGGTAGATTATTCAAGTTATCCATTTAGGACATCGACTGCTGCATTCTGGAAAATGACCAAGCTAAGGCATGTGAATATAAACTTATTTTCCTTTACGGGCGAATGGGATGATAAAACTGGTCAACCAATTTTAGAAGAACCTTCAGAAAGTATGCTAGAGAACTTGAAGACTTTGCACACTTGTCGTGTTGCTGTGAGCGATGCGGCTCGGAAGGTCTGGTGGAGGTGTCCGAATCTTGAAGAACTCAGCCTCAATATTCTAAGTGTACCTAGTTGTTCTTTGTTTCCCATACCAGAACTTCATACTCGGCTTCAATCTCTTAAACTAGAAGCCGGGCGCTcatatgaagaaaaatatgaagttggatgGTCCAGCTACATTAACTTCCCTCCAAATCTTAGGAAGTTGTGCATTCGCAACATTTTTCTAACAGAAGAAATAGTTTCAAATATCGCAAAACTGCAGAAGCTTGAGAGTCTCGAAGTATATAGAGGATATCTTGTGGGGAATGGTCAGTGTTTAGACGTCAGATATGTCGAGTTCCCTGCACTCAAATTCTTCACGTTATTTGTGCTCTTTATGGAAGAATGGAAAGCTTCAGAGGAATCCTTTCCCATGCTTGAGAAGCTAGTTGTACTAAATTGTGAAGACCTCGACGAGATCCCTCTTAGCTTTGCCGATATTCCAACACTCCAACTTATTCAAGTGATAAACTGCATGGAGTCTGTTGAGGATTCAGCTATGGATAttaaaagagaaatagaagaaaacacAGGCTGTGACACTCTCCAAGTTCGTATATCATACAATGGCTACTAA